In Molothrus aeneus isolate 106 chromosome 31, BPBGC_Maene_1.0, whole genome shotgun sequence, the genomic stretch GCTGCTGATGGACCGGGAGACGGTGAggagcggccgggccgggagcgcggagggcggcggggccgggagctgGGCCCAGCGCCGCCGTGACGGGCGCTGCCCCCGTGCCGCCCGCAGACCGGCGCCGTGAGCGTGGTGTACACCCAGTCCGAGATCCTACAGAGAGAGGTTTATCTGTTCGAGCGCCTCGACTCGCCCAACAGGGAGCCCATGAAGCACCTCAAGGCCATCTGCTTCCTGAGGCCCACCAAGGTACGGAGCAGAGCGGGGGGATACGGCCTCAAATCGTgctggggaggtttaggttgatATTCAGGagaattccttcatggaaaCGGTTGTTCAGCAGGGCCACAGTCGCTGGAATTGCTGAAATCCGTGTGGATGTGGCAGTTGGGGACAGGGGTctgtggtggccttggcagtgctggagggacagttggactcagtggtctcaaagggcttttccaaaGTCActaattccatgattccatgttTGTGGTGCTGATGAAGAGCAAATccgtgtggatgtggcacttggggacaggggttcatggtggccctggcagtgctgggtgaatGGCTGGACACCAAGATCTCAGATGCTTTTCCAACCCTaaggattccatgattctgtatTCCTTAACTCTGCTCTCCCTGGTGCTGTTTCCATCCAGGAGAATGTGGAGCTCCTGGTGCAGGAGCTGAGAAGGCCCAAGTACAGCGTCTACTTCCTCTGTGAGTATGAAGAGCCCTGGAGGGGTCCTGGAGCTCCATAAATCTGGAAATCCCAGTGTGGATGGGACAGGCTCCACACCTCAGTGCACCTTCCTGTGCCAACTGTATCAGGCAGGGGCTTCCCACATGTCCTGAATATTCCATGGGTTTGGGCATGAGGCAGAATGACTCCAGCTTGCTTTGGGGTTGAATTCCAGTCCTGCAGGCCAGGAATGAGTCGATAGGATGGCAGGAACTGGGTGAAGTGGCCTCTAGATGTCATTGTGGCTCTGCAGGACGCTGGGGAGATGGGCAGGGAACGAGTTGGGAGCATCCCGGGAGGTGGCTCAGGATTCCAATAGCTGCAGGGTTagaggggctctgtgggatctcTCCTGCTCCAGAGGGGATCAGACTCCATCAGACTCCACAGGGTCTGCATGGAGCCCCACTGTCCCTTCCCTGTCTCCTCCCAGATTTCAGCAACGTCATCAGCAAGAGCGATGTGAAGGCCTTGGCGGAGGCCGATGAGCAGGAGGTCGTGGCTGAAGTCCAGGTGAAGTTTGGATGTTTTAGGGAGATGTAAAAGCAAAGGGAAGGTCCAGGCTGCCAgacactgggagcagctcccaacTGGTGCgtgccaggcctggctgggaggagggatggaCACAAACGTGGGATGGAGAGGTAAAAGACAGAAAACgtcttttccatttctctgtgccctgggctctcacagctgctgctaTTTTTGGTGTCTCACAAGGTCCTGCCCGGTTCAAATCCTTGTGGatgtggcagctggggacaggggtctgtggtggccttggcagtgctggagggacaTTTGGAACTCAGTGGtctcaaagggcttttccaaaGTCACTAATTCCATGTTTGTGGTGCTGATGAAGAGCTGGGCACTGGAGCAAtgctggggaggtttgggttggattttcAGGagaattccttcatggaaagggttgttcagccctggcacagggcagtggtggagccaccatccctggaattgttcagaTCCATGTGGATgcggcacttggggacaggggtcGGTGGTGGAGGGGAGTTGtcagtggggtttggggtggagggAGGAACAATGACCTGAACCAGTGTGTGCAGGGGGTGGTGGCAGCTTGGTCAGAGACACAGAActgtcctgctgccttctgcaggaGTTCTATGGTGACTACATTGCCGTGAACCCACACGTCTTCTCCCTGaacctgctgggctgctgtcGGGTAGGAACACGGCGAGCTGTTCTTGCTTTGGGTAACGCGTTGTGGGAACCCAGGGCattcctctgactgccctgggggactccagaccctggcagggggctcagagaccttggcacggagtcacAAACACCTTTGCCTTCGATTTTAACCcatgaagaaaattactttaCAACTTTatgtgaagatttacaagccacaagggtttgagtagaatgagagtgaatttatcacaaggtgaaaaagtagaattttggggtttttagaatgggggttcaggaggcaggatagaggaatctgggcatgtcctgtctttctccttcttcttcttgtcctccatcttctgggtgatggtggcacttttggaatGGTTTAGGATAGAGACAggctgtctaacataggtgatagggattggaaaattattgcaaataaagtacaggtagtttttagtataaaaagataacagcAGTGTGCCTCgacccaacctgctggacagatctcagcaggtcagagaaagaatgtattagataagagaaaataaacaaccttgaaaatcAGAGCTGAGGAATCCCAAGTTCttgaaggaagaagaagctgggaaaaaagacttttaatacctcaggagccatttcagcaacaaCAAATCCAACAAAGTGTAGCTCTCATGACCCAGGGCAttggggggctgctgggggggaaTGGGCCTTGGCAAGGAGATTTTGTGTTCAGCCCCTGGGTACCTGGGGCTCCTGCACAGTGTTGTGCTTTCCTGTGAGACTTCAGCACTTAGAAACAAGGATGTGGGGGAGTCTGGGAGCTGTGCATCCGTGTGAGGTGCAGCCTTTCCTTCCAGGGCCGCAGCTGGGACCCGGCTCAGCTCACCAGGACAACCCAGGggctcactgctctgctcctgtccctgaaGAAGTGCCCCATGATCCGCTACCAGCTCTCCTCAGAGCCAGCAAAGCGCTTGGCCGAGTGTGTGAAGGTGAGAGCAGCCCACAGCTCGTCCCTTTAGCATGAATTCAGCCTCAGTCAGTTTTTTACATGTGGAGGGAAGCACCTGTTTGTCACTGTCACTTTTTGTGGACAATTctctttgccaggatttcttctcctgagaagctgagaagcctcagagaagaattcatatctcatttgcttctcttgtgttttgctgctttgggatgtgGTATGGAGATTATTTATCCAGCAGGtggttggttgattggtttcatgtaaattgttttaacttaatgaccaatcacagtcaggttgcgtcaggactctggaagaggtcacaagttttcattatcattctttgtagccttctgtctgtatcctttctctattctttagtatagtttagtgtAGCAttctataatatataatatatataaaccttctaagaacatggagtcagatacATCATTCCTCACCTCATCTGGGGATCACAAAAATCCCACACCTGTTTTCAGTCAATTCCTGTGAATTCCATCAGTTACTCCAAGGCCTGGTCatgtcccactctgctcccagTACATTCCTGGGAGCAATGTCCCAATTCCTGGagccttcagctcctccctggcagtgcagaCAAAGCAGCAGAATTGGGCTTTcaccctcccttccctctgtgCTTAAATGCACGCTGAGAGGGAGCCTTTTCCAGGATTtcaagagggatttttcccatttttcccccccccatTTCTCCACAGCAAGTGATCACGAAGGAGTACGAGCTGTTCGATTTCCGCCGCACCGAggtccctcccctgctcctcatcctggaCCGCTCCGACGATGCCATCACCCCCCTGCTGAACCAGGTGAGCCCcgcccaggtgtgtgccaggctggggcaggccccgcccaggtgtgtgccaggctggggcaggccccgcccaggtgtgtgccaggctggggcaggccacgcccaggtgtgtgccaggctggggcaggtcaCACCCgggtgtgccaggctggggcaggtcatgcccagctgtgccaggctggggcaggtcaCACCCGGgtgtgtgccaggctggggcaggtcatgcccaggtgtgccaggctggggcaggtcatgcccaggtgtgccaggctgaggagccctgcagcagctggagttcAACCCCTGGCAGGTCACGGTTGGATGTAGTAGAGGGAAGTGTTGCTTCACACCTCCAATCCCTGCAAATCCCTCTTTTATCCCCTGGCTTGGTTTTCCAGGGCTGAGTGGGGGTTGTTTGTGCTGACTTCAGTGGCAGATGGACCCAGCATCCTGGAAAACTGAGCCACCAGCACTTCCATGTGGCTTCTGGAGCCCCCAGTGCTTTGCAGGGCCTTTCCCAAGGGTTGTTTGTGGGGCTGTGAGTGACCTCGCCCTGCTGAGTCTCCCTCTGTTATTGATGGCTGCTGGATTTGCTGGGAGCTGTTGGATTTATTTGTTCCGTGCTGTGCTGCAGATCCTGGCAGGATCTGTTGGGTCTCCCTTCATCTCTGTGGGGTTCCCTTGGAACCTGGGGATCAGGAGTTGCACCTGGGTggggccagcagccccagagctgctgtaacATCGGTTCTGCAGGAGATGGAGGTGACATCGCTGTCACAGAGGGGTGTGgctgtcacagcccagcccacaCCTGGTTTGTGGTGTTTGGGATTGTGCTCAGCATCAGGCATTATCTGCTGTTTCAGGATTTCCTATCCCAAAGAGGTTCCCGGGGATGTAAATGGAGTGTTGGGCACGGCAGGGCTCTGATCAGCTGTCACTGTCCTCTCTCTCTGGGTTATTATTAGACTGCTCAGGATAAAAATAGAAACTCCTGATGTGCAGAAATGCTCCTGCCCGTGGAGCATGTAGGGAATTCTGCAGTGGAACTGTGGGacttctccctgcctgggcagaaAGTTGGGGGTTTGGTGGCCAACAGAGCTGTTGGAACAGAAATGTTAATCCCCATCCCACTTCAGTCCGTTTTGAAGGTTCCTGCAGGAATTCCTGatctggtgggaggtgtccctgccatgaaCAGGATGGGTTtagtgtcccttccaacccaaaccatgccatGATACTGTGATTCTGGAATGGCCCTGGAGGGGGGCAGTGTCTCCCCGTCTGATTATTCCCCAGTGATGTTGATTTCCATCAGAGGGACACACCCCAAACTCTGCTGCGTGTCCTGGGgtagcaggagcagctctggctgccttcAGCTGAACTCCATCGATTTCCCAGCGCTGTGGCTCACCAAGGTCACCCCTCTGCCTTcctctgtcccctggcagtGGACGTACCAGGCCATGGTCCACGAGCTGCTGGGCATCAACAACAACCGCATCGACCTGTCCCGGGTGCCGGGGATCAGCAAGGACCTGCGGGAGGTCGTCCTGTCAGCTGAGAACGATGAGTTCTACGCCAATGTAGGTGTCCAGGGGGGCTTCACAAGCACCCACACCTGGGGGTTTGCCACGGGAAAGGAGCCTGCCCatggttttggggattttggcaCCCCTCAGGGTGGGGATGTGCCGTTTGTGACCATCAGCAGTGACATCTGATGTGGGATAACGTCctagaaaatgtgtttgtggtttggttttcaaAGCCTGCTGCAGGTTTTGTGGGATGGAGTCACCTTCCAGCTGCTCAAGGCTCTTCCTTGGTCAAATCAGtttccctctgcttcccatCTTGTTCCACACAGAACATGTACCTGAACTTCGCCGAGATTGGCACCAACATCAAGAACCTGATGGAGGATTTCCAGAGGAGGAagccaaaggagcagcagaagctggagTCCATAGCAGATATGAAGGTACAGACAAAGTCCATCCCATTTGTGTCCCATCCTTTAAAGTTAGGAGTCAATAAAAAGCACATCCCTCCCAGAGATCTCCTGTGGGCTCAAGGCCTGATCCTCTGCACACCAGCAGAGAATTGCTGGGAATTTGTACAATTTCTGGCTGGCTGCACCCATCTTGTGCtatctcctgcttttccctggaaGCACCcactgcctcagtttcccctcgcAGGCCTTTGTGGAGAACTACCCTCAGTTCAAGAAGATGTCAGGCACAGTGTCCAAGCACGTGACAGTGGTGGGGGAGCTGTCCCGGCTCGTGGCCGAGCGGAACCTGCTGGAGGTGTCCGaggtggagcaggagctggcctGCCAGAGTGACCATTCCAGTGCCCTCCAGGTACCCGTCCTGCCTCTGGATCAGGGGGGTTTCgccccagctctcccttggGAGGGGGGATTTGCTGCTGGGAGGCAgtggcagctccctgtgggGAGGGACGCTGCGTGTGGAATTGCTCCTCGGTGCTGGGCTCAGATGGGAATGAGTCATGGTTAATAACTGGCTTGAGAAGCGTCTTTGCAAATCCTGTCCTTACATCCCACAATCCAACATTCTTTCTTTATACTCAGCTAGTTGGTTTCTGGCAGACACCAGGATAAAACAGCCTCAgatgctctgcaggagctgatgtGTTTGCTGGGCAGGAGAAGAGCTGGAATCCATGGAATTGTCTCtacctattttttttaagaaaagccaCTAGAAAGACCCTGAAATCCAAGATTTCTTTGGCAGAGAGgcctggaaaagctggagggAGGCTCTGTGGCAGCTGAGCGTGGCCCCttgtgctgtgagcagagcagggtctgGCAGAGTCAGTGGTGATGGATTTGGGCTGGTGTTcaacagcagctcagagcagggctggagagtCTCACTTCTCACTTCTGAGAAATGATTCCTTGATTTCCAGCAGTGGAGGGGGATTCCCAACACAGAACAGACCCTTGCATGGCactggggaagcagagggactgggaaatgaggaaaagcatCTCCAGCAGGTTTGAGATCagttccttcccctcctctgtgACTCTGCACTGcggctgggggctgagggggtcACACTGGCCAGCCCCCAGAGGTGGAATGTGCTCCcatccctctggagcagggagtgtAGGGATGGGATTCCAAGGCTGCTGTCTGGCAGGATTTACATGGCTGAGTGTGGAACTGGGAATGCAGCCAGGAATGTGTTTGCTGGAAGCAGCCTCTGAGGTCCTCACGCTGTATCGCTGTCTCCAGCTCAGGTTGTTGTGGTTTAAAAGTCAAATATTCCCAGtctgctccctccctgtgctgtgagcTGTGATTTTTGATGGAAtacacacagcacagagctggtgcCAGGTGAATCCTGGTGTTCCTGGGGTCACCTTGCTCCTGCTCTACACAAACAACATTTCTGCAGTTTTAGAGCAGAAATGCCGCCTCAGtttcctcccagccctgtgcctgaaGAGCCACTGGGAGATTTGCAGCAGCTTGGAAGTAAATGGGAACTCCTGGAGGTGGGATCtttgtccctgcagcctccccaccctgggctctccctgctgcagctcccagtggcAGCAAGAAGGGCAAGGCCACGGgacaagaagcagcagccagagcctggaATAAAGATGGAATTGTTCTCCCTTGATGTCACTTCAGGGATTGTTGGATCTCTGGTGGCCTTAGCCCCCCCCATTCTGGGACATTTGGGTTCTTCCTCCCCTGGAGCTCTCATTAACCCTGACACAGAGCATGAATGGAGGGTTggaatcccagctcctcccatgGACAATGGGTTTTCTGTtctctgcttcctgctgctcctggcactgccagcacaggaacctccctggggctctggcttTCCCCTCACAGGTGAATTCCTGACCTTGAATGGTGAAATTCCTCTTGATCCTCCTCACAGCCAGGATTTTATGCTGTGTTTTTAGTCAGCATCAGTTAAATAGGTGCCAACAAACATCTGGGCCAGGGTGGTGAATCCAGCAGCAGATCAGGAGTGATAACAGatccctgctcttccctgtAACTGGGGAATCTCTCTTTCCATGCTTTAATTCCTTCCAAATGTGCAGTTTATTCCTCCACATCTCACATCCAAAGGTTTGAATGATGAGACTGTGGTGCCTCTGCCTTGCACCTTCCAAAAAGGAGATGGAGTTGGGGGCATTGCCTGTCGGGGTTTTTGCAGCCCGTGTAGTGGTGGAACCtttgggctggagctggaaacACCCAGGCAGAGCTTGGAGATGTCAGGGCCCATGCACAACttccccctcctgcagcaccacaaGGGGCTCAGGACCCATCATTGGTGGGTTGTGAATTCCCAGTTCCACGGAAAGACCCAAAACCGACTTGTGCTCCAGTAGATCCTCCTGTGAAACACCCGAGGAGCCGGGCTGTGGGGTTTACACCACAACTGCATCCTCTCGCATTGCCCGTGGCAGTTGCTGGGCAGTGAAACCGGTCTGATGAGTGACGAGTGACCGATAAATGACGGGTAAATGACTGATAAGGCGGTGACACCGATGGAGgtgtctgtccccaggctgagcGGTGCCGTGTGTCCCGCAGAGCGTGCGGCGGCTGCTGCAGAGCCCGCGGCTGTCGGAGCTGGACGCGGCGCGCTTGGTGATGCTCTACGCGCTGCGCTACGAGCGCCACGCCAGCAGCGGCCTCCCGgcactgctggaggagctgcgcGGCCGCGGAGGCAGCGACAGGTACCGCAAGGTAACCCCGgggaggggcaggacagggacaggtacCGCGGGGTAACCCCGGGGAGGGGCAGGTACCGCAAGGTAACCCCggggaggggcaggaaggggacaGGTACCGCAAGGTAACCCCGAGGAGGGGCAGGACGGGGACAAATAACCCCGGGGAGGGGCAGGTACTGCAAGGTGACCCCGGGGAGGGGCAGGTACTGCAAGGTAACCCcagggaggggcaggacagggacaggtacTGCGGGGTAACCCCGGGGTGGAGCAGGATGAGGGGCAGGTACCCCGATGTCCCACAGGATGGGGGGAGGTACCACCAGGTAACCCCGGGGTGGGGCAGAACAGGGGCAGGTACCACCAGGTAACCCCGGGGTGAGGCAGGTCCCCCGATGTcccacaggacagggacaggtacCACCAGGTAACCCCGGGGTGGGGCAGGTCCCCCGATATGCCACAGGATGAGGGAATCTCTGCTGTTTGGGGTGAAACCTGCCTGCTCTGGGTCAGCCCAGGGCCGTGTGCTTGCACAGAGCTCGGCTGGGACCTGTGGGTGTGGCTTTAAAAGGTGGTTTAAGTGACTCGATTTCCCTTTCCTAAATCAGTGGAAGTGAGGCACAGTGACTCCAGCTGGTTTGGGGTTGAAGTCCaaccctgcagcccaggaatTGGTGAATGGGGGTTGgactccagaggtcccttccactCCTGACTagtcagtgattctgtgatattatGAAGGATTTCATGAAGAAGGGATGGCAGGAGCCTGCTGGGAGGGGAGTGTGGCACCTCCACGGGCCTGGGATGTgcttcctctcttcttttcctcccccactttccccagctcctgcagcaccaggcagtggctgcagcgaggggctggggatggagaggagctggcagggagggaacagacagcagtgccaggagcagctggggaggaggtggaggagaggGATGATGTCACCTCgtgtggaggagctgctgcaggcgatggagatggagatgaagCTTCTCCTCAAGCAGGAGGGTCggggtgggctggggggtgtgggggtgctgctgctctgccccctcGCCTCCGTGTGTGGTTCCATTGGGGATCATCTCCAT encodes the following:
- the VPS45 gene encoding vacuolar protein sorting-associated protein 45: MNAVLAVRQYVSKMIEDSGPGMKVLLMDRETTGAVSVVYTQSEILQREVYLFERLDSPNREPMKHLKAICFLRPTKENVELLVQELRRPKYSVYFLYFSNVISKSDVKALAEADEQEVVAEVQEFYGDYIAVNPHVFSLNLLGCCRGRSWDPAQLTRTTQGLTALLLSLKKCPMIRYQLSSEPAKRLAECVKQVITKEYELFDFRRTEVPPLLLILDRSDDAITPLLNQWTYQAMVHELLGINNNRIDLSRVPGISKDLREVVLSAENDEFYANNMYLNFAEIGTNIKNLMEDFQRRKPKEQQKLESIADMKAFVENYPQFKKMSGTVSKHVTVVGELSRLVAERNLLEVSEVEQELACQSDHSSALQSVRRLLQSPRLSELDAARLVMLYALRYERHASSGLPALLEELRGRGGSDRYRKLVSAVLEYGGKRVRGSDLFSPKDAVAITKQFLKGLKGIENVYTQHQPLLQETLDQLIKGKLKDSQYPYLGPNTLRDRPQDIIVFLIGGATYEEALAVFNLNRSNPGVRIVLGGTTIHNTRSFLEEVTAAGFRGRSTESSQIPPRSSSRR